Proteins from one Vicugna pacos chromosome 25, VicPac4, whole genome shotgun sequence genomic window:
- the MYC gene encoding myc proto-oncogene protein yields the protein MPLNVSFTNRNYDLDYDSVQPYFYCDEEENFYQQQQQSELQPPAPSEDIWKKFELLPTPPLSPSRRSGLCSPSYVAVASFSPRGDDDGGGGFSTADQLEMVTELLGGDMVNQSFICDPDDETFIKNIIIQDCMWSGFSAAAKLVSEKLASYQAARKDSSSPSPARGHGGCSTSSLYLQDLSAAASECIDPSVVFPYPLNDSSSPKPCASPDSTAFSPSSDSLLSSAESSPRASPEPLALHEETPPTTSSDSEEEQEDEEEIDVVSVEKRQPPAKRSESGSPSAGGHSKPPHSPLVLKRCHVSTHQHNYAAPPSTRKDYPAAKRAKLDNGRVLKQISNNRKCASPRSSDTEENDKRRTHNVLERQRRNELKRSFFALRDQIPELENNEKAPKVVILKKATAYILSVQAEEQKLISEKDVLRKRREQLKLKLEQLRNSCA from the exons ATGCCCCTCAATGTCAGCTTCACCAACAGGAACTATGACCTCGACTATGACTCGGTGCAGCCGTACTTCTACTGCGACGAGGAGGAGAACTtctaccagcagcagcagcagagcgaGCTGCAGCCGCCGGCGCCCAGCGAGGATATCTGGAAGAAATTCGAGCTGCTGCCCACCCCGCCCCTGTCCCCAAGCCGCCGCTCCGGGCTCTGCTCTCCCTCCTACGTTGCGGTCGCGTCCTTCTCCCCCAGGGGAGACGACGACGGCGGCGGCGGCTTTTCCACTGCTGACCAGTTGGAGATGGTGACCGAGCTGCTGGGAGGAGATATGGTGAACCAGAGCTTCATATGCGACCCGGACGACGAGACCTTCATCAAAAATATCATCATCCAGGACTGTATGTGGAGCGGCTTCTCGGCCGCCGCCAAGCTCGTCTCCGAGAAGCTGGCCTCCTACCAGGCTGCGCGCAAAGACAGCAGCAGCCCGAGCCCCGCCCGTGGGCACGGCGGCTGCTCCACCTCCAGCCTGTACCTGCAGGACCTAAGCGCCGCCGCCTCCGAATGCATCGACCCCTCCGTGGTCTTCCCCTACCCGCTCAACGACAGCAGTTCGCCCAAGCCCTGCGCCTCCCCAGACTCCACCGCCTTCTCCCCGTCCTCGGACTCTCTGCTCTCCTCCGCCGAGTCGTCCCCGCGGGCCAGTCCCGAGCCCCTGGCGCTCCACGAGGAGACACCACCCACCACCAGCAGCGACTCTG AGGAAGAACAAGAGGATGAGGAAGAAATTGATGTTGTTTCTGTAGAGAAGAGGCAGCCCCCTGCCAAAAGGTCGGAATCGGGGTCACCTTCTGCCGGAGGCCACAGCAAACCTCCTCACAGCCCATTGGTCCTTAAGAGATGCCATGTGTCCACCCATCAGCACAATTATGCAGCGCCGCCCTCCACCAGGAAGGACTATCCTGCTGCCAAGAGGGCTAAGTTGGACAATGGCAGGGTCCTGAAACAGATcagcaacaacagaaaatgtGCCAGCCCCAGGTCTTCGGACACGGAGGAGAATGACAAGAGGCGGACACACAACGTCTTGGAGCGCCAGAGGAGGAACGAGCTGAAACGCAGCTTTTTTGCCCTTCGTGACCAGATCCCTGAGTTGGAGAACAATGAAAAAGCCCCCAAGGTAGTTATCCTTAAAAAAGCCACAGCCTACATCTTGTCCGTCCAAGCAGAGGAGCAAAAGCTCATTTCAGAAAAAGACGTGTTGCGGAAGAGGCGAGAACAGTTGAAACTCAAACTTGAACAGCTACGGAACTCTTGTGCATAA